A stretch of Ascochyta rabiei chromosome 6, complete sequence DNA encodes these proteins:
- a CDS encoding 4-nitrophenylphosphatase yields MAPQFLSGDNAAIEEFLSRFDVFLFDCDGVLWSGDHLFERVPETIQMLRSKGKQLVFVTNNSTKSRADYKKKFDKLGIPAEVNEVFGSSYSAAVYINRILKLPAPKNKVFVLGESGVEQELEAEGVPYIGGTDPAFRRDIEPEDFTNIANGTMLDPDVGIVLSGLDFHSNYLKTAIAFQYLQRGAKYLATNIDSTLPMSHTLFPGAGSSGASLAKAIGREPLSLGKPSQAMMDAVEGKFQFDRSRTCMIGDRLNTDIQFGIDGKLGGTLAVLTGVSKKEDFLAEGATTVPTAYVNALSDLMG; encoded by the exons ATGGCGCCTCAGTTCCTGTCTGGCGATAATGCCGCCATTGAGGAGTTCTTGTCCAGATTCGAC GTCTTCTTGTTCGACTGCGATG GCGTCCTCTGGTCTGGCGATCACCTTTTCGAGAGAGTACCTGAGACCATTCAGATGCTCAGAAGCAAAG GAAAACAGCTCGTTTTTGTCACCAACAACAGCACAAAGTCGCGCGCGGATTACAAGAAGAAGTTCGACAAGCTGGGTATACCCGCTGAAGTG AACGAAGTCTTCGGATCCTCGTACAGTGCGGCCGTCTACATCAACCGCATACTCAAGCTTCCCGCCCCGAAGAACAAGGTGTTCGTCCTCGGAGAGTCTGGCGTTGAGCAGGAGCTCGAAGCGGAGGGTGTTCCATACATCGGTGGCACCGACCCAGCCTTCCGTCGTGACATCGAGCCTGAGGACTTCACAAACATCGCAAATGGCACCATGCTTGACCCAGACGTTGGCATTGTGCTGAGCGGTCTCGACTTCCACTCAAACTATCTCAAGACGGCGATCGCTTTCCAGTACTTGCAACGGGGTGCAAAGTACTTGGCCACAAACATTGACAGCACGCTACCCATGTCGCATACACTCTTCCCTGGAGCCGGATCATCTGGTGCTAGCTTGGCGAAGGCAATTGGAAGGGAGCCGCTCTCTCTGGGTAAGCCAAGTCAAGCCATGATGGATGCCGTCGAGGGCAAATTCCAGTTTGATCGCAGCAGGACATGCATGATTGGTGACAGACTGAACACAGACATTCAGTTCGGCATCGACGGTAAGCTAGGTGGGACACTTGCTGTCCTTACTGGTGTAAGTAAGAAGGAAGACTTCCTCGCCGAAGGTGCGACTACAGTGCCTACAGCCTACGTCAATGCTCTTAGTGATTTGATGGGTTAA
- a CDS encoding FACT complex subunit, with product MEAFNDIYLNLSRKPGATRFSESGFGWKPANGETYTCDQSQIIQAQWSRAARGYEIKILSRNDGVIQLDGFKHEDYDRAAKLFKVWYGINLDNREHALRGWNWGKAEFGKAELTFNVANRPAFEVPYTEVSNTNLAGKNEVAVDFSLPADGDTGANGSLGGARFRGKKSAGARDQLVEMRFYIPGVASKKEKNEDGEDISGAEDGEEQNAANLFYETLMDKAEIGEVAGDTFATFLDILHLTPRGRFDIDMYETSFRLRGKTYDYKIQFDSVKKFMVLPKPDDMHTLITIGLDPPLRQGQTRYPFLVMQFKRDEEVNLDLNMKEDLLEAKYKDKLQSHYEAPIAVVVSDIFRGLSGKRVTRPSRDFISHHEQSGVKCSIKANEGHLYCLDKAFMFIPKPATYIAMDNIASVTMSRVGGAMAASRTFDITFTMKGGMAEHQFSNINREEQQPLENFFRAKGIKTKNEMADDSGAILAAALQDDDLASSDDGGVANRGSADEDDESVDEDFQTESESEVGEEFDSDHDSGSGDSDAEMEDADSDAGGKDAERPTKKQKTSN from the exons AT GGAGGCCTTCAACGACATCTACCTCAACCTATCGCGAAAACCAGGCGCCACTCGATTCTCAGAGTCAGGGTTTGGCTGGAAGCCAGCGAATGGCGAGACGTACACATGCGACCAGTCACAGATTATCCAGGCACAGTGGAGCCGTGCGGCGCGCGGTTACGAGATCAAGATCCTGTCCCGCAATGACGGCGTAATACAACTCGATGGATTCAAGCACGAG GATTACGATCGAGCAGCGAAACTCTTCAAGGTCTGGTACGGCATCAACTTGGACAATCGAGAACATGCCCTGCGTGGCTGGAACTGGGGCAAGGCCGAATTCGGAAAGGCTGAGCTTACCTTCAACGTCGCGAACCGCCCTGCCTTTGAAGTCCCCTATACCGAGGTATCCAACACCAATCTGGCGGGAAAGAACGAGGTCGCAGTCGACTTCTCACTGCCTGCTGACGGCGATACCGGCGCAAATGGGAGTCTTGGAGGCGCCCGGTTTAGGGGCAAGAAGTCAGCCGGAGCACGAGACCAGCTGGTTGAGATGCGCTTCTACATCCCAGGTGTTGCGTCTAAAAAGGAGAAGAACGAGGATGGCGAGGACATCTCAGGCGCTGAAGACGGTGAAGAACAAAATGCTGCCAACCTATTCTACGAGACACTCATGGACAAGGCCGAGATTGGCGAGGTGGCTGGTGACACGTTTGCCACCTTCCTGGACATCTTGCACTTGACTCCCAGAGGTCGTTTCGACATCGACATGTACGAGACGTCCTTCAGACTGCGTGGAAAGACATACGACTACAAGATCCAGTTCGACTCGGTTAAGAAGTTCATGGTACTGCCGAAGCCCGACGACATGCATACGTTGATCACAATAGGACTGGATCCACCTCTGAGGCAAGGCCAGACACGCTACCCGTTTCTGGTTATGCAGTTCAAGCGCGACGAGGAGGTCAACCTTGACTTGAACATGAAGGAGGATTTACTCGAGGCCAAATACAAGGACAAGTTACAATCACACTACGAGGCACCCATTGCCGTAGTCGTCTCCGATATCTTCCGGGGACTCAGCGGGAAACGCGTTACCAGACCTTCACGGGACTTCATCAGCCACCATGAGCAGTCCGGCGTAAAGTGCTCCATCAAGGCCAACGAAGGCCACTTGTACTGTCTTGACAAGGCCTTCATGTTCATCCCCAAGCCAGCCACTTACATCGCCATGGACAATATTGCCTCAGTCACAATGTCACGGGTGGGAGGTGCTATGGCAGCAAGTCGGACATTCGACATCACCTTCACGATGAAGGGTGGCATGGCAGAGCACCAGTTCTCCAACATTAATCG TGAGGAGCAACAGCCACTCGAGAACTTTTTCCGTGCTAAAGGGATCAAAACGAAGAACGAAATGGCAGATGAC TCAGGAGCAATTCTTGCAGCCGCACTTCAAGATGACGACCTTGCTTCTAGTGACGACGGAGGTGTCGCAAATCGCGGTAGTgccgacgaggacgacgagaGCGTTGATGAGGACTTCCAGACCGAGTCTGAATCTGAAGTTGGAGAAGAGTTCGATTCCGATCACGACAGTGGCTCCGGCGACAGCGATGCAGAGATGGAGGATGCAGATAGCGATGCAGGTGGGAAAGATGCGGAGAGACCGACGAAGAAACAGAAGACCTCGAACTGA
- a CDS encoding Aspartyl aminopeptidase: MLTKLQPLRVTLLQLTPATRTHALASTPLLLSCALRTMAAKPSLQAAEDFLSFVNASPTPFHAVRSAKERLEKAGFKQIKERDSWAPTIQPGGKYYLTRNGSSIVAFAVGKQWKAGNPIGMIGAHTDSPCLRIKPVSKRQNDGFLQVACETYGGGLWHTWFDRDLSIAGRAMVRTKSGKIEQRLVKVERPILRIPTLAIHLDRQETFQFNKETQLFPIAGLVQAELNRQGKTEESKEDDKKDGPFEPLATPYQRHHSYIVEIIAEEAGADPNDVLDFEIVLYDTQKSAIGGLNNELIFSPRLDNLMMSYCSVEGLIKSLSSSTSLDKDSTIRLIALFDHEEIGSQTAQGADSNLLPAVIRRLSVLPASESSTSDKSYDKIEADTATAYEQTLSTSFLISADMAHSVHPNYPAKYEAQHRPEMNKGTVIKINANARYATNSPGIVLLQEAARRAKPASSGLSKEGVPLQLFVVRNDSSCGSTIGPMLSAAMGARTLDLGNPQLSMHSIRETGGAHDVEHAVNLFDSFFENFEELEKNIEVD; the protein is encoded by the exons ATGCTCACCAAGCTTCAACCGCTGCGAGTCACTCTGCTGCAACTGACCCCCGCCACGCGCACCCACGCCCTCGCCTCCACTCCACTGTTACTTTCGTGTGCCTTACGAACCATGGCTGCCAAACCCTCTCTCCAAGCCGCCGAGGACTTCCTCTCCTTCGTGAACGCCTCCCCCACTC CCTTCCATGCTGTCAGATCAGCCAAGGAACGCCTGGAGAAGGCAGGCTTTAAGCAGATCAAG GAACGAGATTCATGGGCGCCGACAATCCAGCCCGGCGGAAAGTACTACCTTACACGCAACGGCTCGTCCATTGTCGCCTTCGCAGTTGGCAAGCAATGGAAGGCCGGTAACCCCATTGGCATGATCGGTGCGCACACTGATTCGCCTTGCCTGCGCATCAAGCCTGTATCGAAGCGTCAAAACGATGGCTTCCTCCAGGTTGCCTGCGAGACGTACGGAGGCGGCCTGTGGCACACCTGGTTCGACCGTGATCTCAGTATCGCGGGACGGGCTATGGTCCGCACCAAGAGCGGCAAGATTGAGCAGCGCCTTGTCAAGGTCGAACGCCCAATCCTCCGAATCCCCACCCTCGCAATCCACCTCGACCGTCAAGAGACCTTCCAGTTCAACAAGGAGACTCAGCTCTTCCCAATTGCTGGCTTGGTACAGGCCGAGCTCAACAGACAGGGCAAAACCGAGGAGAGCAAGGAGGACGACAAGAAGGACGGCCCGTTCGAGCCACTTGCAACCCCATACCAGAGGCATCACTCATACATTGTCGAGATCATTGCAGAGGAGGCAGGCGCCGACCCCAACGATGTTCTGGACTTTGAGATTGTGCTCTACGATACCCAGAAGTCGGCAATTGGTGGTCTCAATAACGAGCTCATCTTCTCGCCTCGGCTGGACAACCTTATGATGTCGTACTGCAGTGTCGAGGGCTTGATCAAGAGTTTGTCGTCTTCTACGAGTCTCGACAAAGACTCGACGATTCGTCTGATTGCCCTGTTCGACCACGAGGAGATTGGTTCGCAAACAGCTCAAGGTGCGGATTCCAACCTGCTGCCTGCTGTTATTCGCCGTCTGTCGGTCCTACCTGCATCTGAGTCGAGCACTTCAGACAAGTCTTACGACAAGATCGAGGCCGATACAGCTACTGCTTACGAGCAGACACTGTCCACCTCTTTCCTCATCTCAGCAGATATGGCTCACTCCGTGCACCCCAACTACCCAGCCAAGTATGAGGCGCAGCACAGGCCAGAGATGAACAAGGGCACAGTCATCAAGATCAACGCCAATGCTCGTTATGCCACAAATTCGCCAGGTATTGTCTTGTTGCAGGAAGCTGCCCGTCGTGCGAAGCCAGCATCGTCAGGCCTGAGCAAAGAGGGTGTGCCGCTTCAGCTCTTCGTTGTCCGTAACGACTCGTCTTGCGGTAGTACCATTGGCCCCATGCTGTCAGCGGCCATGGGCGCTCGTACGCTTGACCTGGGTAATCCTCAGCTCAGTATGCACAGTATTAGGGAGACCGGTGGTGCGCACGATGTTGAGCATGCTGTCAACCTGTTCGACAGTTTCTTCGAGAACTTCGAGGAATTGGAGAAGAACATCGAAGTCGATTGA
- a CDS encoding 4-nitrophenylphosphatase produces MIRHDYSRVDSKRRANLSHKKKQFAKAEFQEQTYEHRLSLYTLPPTAEITLEEFEQWAIDRLKVLSEIEACTFRNKSPEETAEYMKSILDKYIPLRSSTSKSQHLHHERKKDHYSHFILRLAFSATEDLRRRFSRLETMLFRLRFKDDDCFERQEFVRSLNLEWEEVQEAEKRELKEELLAAAGGGMKSREEQEWFKVDWERVPELVEQRRVFLKRGKAYVPQREQMSLVVAEFTKKLDEALELTSRALPRLDEDDRLAPILAHLSQSFTAPDAAYSTSDANIDGLSAITASSIDTLSQNFPLCMRNLHTTLRENSHLKHFGRLQYTLFLKGIGLSLDECIIFWRRSFKLMTDDKFAKEYRYNIRHSYGDVGGDSNRRGRGYTPYSCQKLLTEPLPGPGQTHGCPYRTFTPDNLISVLQRVGVNERDVLKTVREDVGKQRYHVACNRVFEWSHKREIKKVKDDGSWSATDLDTIVHPNTYFKRSWLLKHLGEGNAGIVNGGPGDKMED; encoded by the exons ATGATCCGCCATGACTATTCTCGAGTCGACTCCAAGCGACGAGCAAACCTCAGTCACAAGAAGAAGCAATTCGCCAAGGCGGAATTCCAGGAGCAGACCTACGAGCACCGCCTCAGCCTTTACACACTACCGCCGACGGCCGAGATCACCCTCGAGGAGTTTGAGCAATGGGCGATTGATCGACTGAAGG TCCTCTCCGAAATCGAAGCATGCACATTTCGCAACAAGAGCCCCGAAGAGACCGCTGAGTACATGAAGAGCATTCTAGACAAATACATACCGCTGCGATCCAGCACGTCGAAGAGCCAGCACCTGCATCACGAGAGGAAGAAAGATCACTATTCACACTTCATCTTGAGACTTGCATTCTCTGCGACTGAAGACCTGCGCAGGCGGTTCTCTAGATTGGAGACGATGCTGTTTCGGCTAAGATTCAAGGATGATGACTGTTTCGAAAGACAGGAGTTCGTCAGAAGCTTGAACCTCGAGTGGGAAGAGGTACAAGAAGCGGAGAAAAGGGAACTGAAGGAAGAGCTACTAGCTGCGGCTGGTGGAGGTATGAAGAGTCGCGAAGAACAAGAGTGGTTCAAGGTCGATTGGGAGAGAGTGCCAGAGCTAGTGGAGCAGAGGAGGGTGTTCCTCAAGAGGGGAAAGGCGTACGTACCACAGCGAGAGCAGATGAGTTTGGTGGTCGCGGAATTCACCAAGAAGCTGGACGAGGCACTCGAG CTCACTTCTCGCGCCCTCCCCCGCCTCGACGAAGACGATCGCCTCGCCCCTATCCTCGCGCATCTCTCACAATCTTTCACAGCGCCCGACGCCGCCTACTCCACCTCCGATGCCAATATCGACGGCCTCTCCGCCATAACCGCGAGTTCGATCGATACGCTCTCGCAAAACTTTCCTCTTTGCATGCGCAACCTACACACAACGCTGCGAGAGAACTCACACTTGAAACATTTCGGACGCTTACAGTACACCCTTTTCCTCAAGGGCATCGGTCTCTCGCTCGATGAATGCATCATCTTCTGGCGAAGAAGCTTCAAATTGATGACGGACGACAAGTTTGCGAAGGAATACCGTTACAACATCCGCCACTCATACGGCGACGTTGGTGGAGACAGCAACCGAAGAGGGCGTGGCTATACACCTTATTCCTGTCAAAAGCTCTTAACGGAACCACTTCCTGGACCGGGCCAGACACATGGTTGTCCGTATCGCACATTTACGCCTGACAACCTGATCTCGGTGCTGCAGAGGGTAGGTGTGAACGAGAGAGACGTATTAAAAACTGTGAGAGAGGATGTGGGCAAGCAGAGATACCACGTCGCGTGTAACCGGGTGTTTGAATGGAGCCACAAGAGGGAAATCAAGAAGGTCAAAGACGATGGTTCGTGGAGTGCCACCGATCTTGACACCATCGTTCATCCCAATACGTACTTCAAGAGGAGTTGGCTGCTGAAGCATTTGGGCGAAGGCAATGCCGGGATAGTTAACGGTGGGCCGGGAGACAAGATGGAGGATTAA